The Dioscorea cayenensis subsp. rotundata cultivar TDr96_F1 chromosome 8, TDr96_F1_v2_PseudoChromosome.rev07_lg8_w22 25.fasta, whole genome shotgun sequence genome segment CTGTTCAGGTAaagttaaaaattatgtttttttggttgGTTGATGTTTGGCATGTGATATAGCTTCTGGGAACCGAAATTGTGGTCAAGGAAACCTTTCTTCTGTGGGGAGTTTGATGTCTTCTTTCATTTATGTTGTCTATTGTTTAGGAATTTTATTGTATCACTTTCATAGCTAGCTCATGCTGTTTGGTGAAAGTTGAAACCCACATCTCTCTCTTGGATGCAGTTTCTGCTTCCAGATTGGATGGTAGGTCTTGGATAGTTTACTCTGTCATGGTATGCTGAGATATCCGATCCAAAATAATGGAGGTTGAAAGGTCTGATCATGTGCATGTTAGACTTTAGACATTCTAGTCTTTGAAATTCAATGAGAGGAATACTGTTTACTATTACCGTATTAAGCCCACAAGCTTTGTTACTTGTATAGACACCCGCCTGAAGGGGTTGATATAACTTCTATTTTTACAGAGCCTGGCATCTACTTTTCACATGTATAAGTTACAGCTTTCAAATTTGCACAGGTCTGCCATGACACAAGTTAGTTTTCTTTGGAGGGTTCTTCTTTTGCTATTCAatcactaaattttttttttttcatggaatatgatcaatttttaaaatttgactttatGCTTTCTCATCCAGAAGTACATAGATGATAGTGGGCCCAAGATTAGTCTTCTTTCTTTCTGTGTTCTTGAAAACTACACCGTGCTCATAGAGCTTCTCTTTGGTGCTACATTCaattatcttatgttttttggattattattgttaatattgtcattgttgttgttgttgttgttagttGGGAGGAACCATTTCATTGTTGAAACacacatttttgtttttgtttttcatgtttatgtCAAGATTGATtaacatattatattttttgtgattttggtCTAGAGGGCTGTTCTTGAACCAGCAATGCAAGGTAGGGACATGATTGGGAGGGCGAAAACAGGAACAGGGAAAACTCTTGCTTTTGGAATTCCCATTATGGATAAGATTATTTCCTTCAATGCTAAGCATGGGTTTGTGATTATTCTTGATATCTCCActtctttttaattgattaGTTAAATCATTTTGCGTTTATCCAATGTTATTGTGCATCctgaaaaaaatatgttttgcCTTCTTCTTCCATATCCAGACGTGGCAGGAATCCATTGGCCTTGGTGCTGGCGCCAACCAGGGAACTTGCTCGACAAGTTGAGAAAGAATTCAAGGAGTCCTCCAATTTGGACAGTATTTGTGTCTATGGTGGTGTGCCCATTCAATCACAGATGAGAATACTGAATTATGGGGTTGATGTGGTGGTTGGCACGCCTGGTCGAATTATTGATTTGCAAAAGCGAGGTGCCTTGAATCTGTCAGAAGTCCAATTTCTTGTCTTGGATGAAGCCGATCAGATGCTTAATGTTGGTTTTGATGAAGCTGTAGAGATAATTTTAGATAAGTTGCCTCCAAACAGGCAAACCATGATGTTCTCTGCGACAATGCCTGATTGGATAAGAAAACTTACTCAGAAATACCTTAAAAACCCACTAACTATTGACCTTGTAAGTACTCTTCAGTTTcttgtctttatgtttttcaattaccTGGCAGAATTTTGATACTACTTGGCACCATGTTTGCACTAGATTCAGCAGTCTCATGGGTAtgtattgtaattattaaaagtCCTGTATCAAAtccaaaatgatattttttttgacTATATCTTTGAATTCGTGATACTTTGTGCTCCTTATATATGGTCAATTTGTCGCAGTACTGGTACATATAGTGGTTGGTTTTTACTCGTTTTGTCtaaggagtattttggcgagtCTGTGTATTTTGTAATTCTTCAACTTGCAACTGCCTAGGCactcttatttattattattattataataattattattatttgtggaAATGTACCCATATAGATATTCTTTTGTATTTCTGGGCCTCTGGCATGTTCTGTTTGTGATTAAATATCTGGTGAGCAACAAAATGTGCTTTCAAATGGCTGTTCAAATGTCTTTTTCATGTTATTATGCAATTGTACATATTTTTCAAGGCATCAGTTATTAGAGTTAACTAAATGACAATTTTCTTATGCAGGTTGGTGATTCGGACCAGAAATTAGCAGAGGGAATTACTCTTTATTCTATTGCATCAAGCATGCAAAGTAAAGCATCAATTCTTGGACCACTAATAAAAGTATGAGTTTGGCTCTTCCCTTCATGTTTTTATCTCTATATACTGTAGATGGATTTTAAATTCTCTCTGTGTACTTGTTAGGAGCATGCTAAAGGTGGGAAATGCATTGTTTTCACTCAAACAAAACGTGATGCTGATCGATTGGCTTATGTGATGGGTCGGAGTATTGATTGCCAGGCTTTGCATGGTGACATATCACAGAATCAGAGGGAAAGAACTCTTAGTGGCTTTAGGGATGGCCGTTTTAATACTTTAGTTGCCACAGATGTCGCCGCCCGTGGTCTTGATATACCTAATGTTGATCTGGTGAGTATTTGAATTGAGTATTCACTCCCAGCAGTGCCCCTTTTAAGTTTATGCAAGCTGATGACTTGCTGGTACCTAACATTATGTGGTTTATTTTACATGACTGGTGCTGTTACCATGTTGTCTGTGAGCTAATATTTGCTACTGTTTCACCATGTTTGATACTACGTCTTCCTTACTGGTTCTTCAGTGGCACAGaactcatatttttataaattttctgaaGCTGTTGAAATATGTGTGAGTCATTTCACTGGCattcatattattaataatgcAACTTTTGTGTGTAATGTACAGGTGATTCATTATGAATTGCCAAACACATCCGAGCTCTTTGTTCACCGATCTGGTCGAACAGGACGGGCTGGGAAGAAAGGGAGCGCGATTCTTATTTACTCTCCAGAGCAAGCAAGAGCTGTCAGGGGAATTGAGGGTGATGTGGGATGCAGGTTCACAGAGGTATTTTTTCTTTCACCTACCATCATGT includes the following:
- the LOC120266925 gene encoding DEAD-box ATP-dependent RNA helicase 53, mitochondrial-like, producing MALFLRRSTSIASSASKQALSALLFSSSESFRTLPSITSQPFSSYLSGASHGVAPAGNGGFWRVPSRDFHFSTGGLGFRATEIAQAEYAVDDYFDDVPLKKGDEGLEIAKLGISSEITSALEKKGIVKLFPIQRAVLEPAMQGRDMIGRAKTGTGKTLAFGIPIMDKIISFNAKHGRGRNPLALVLAPTRELARQVEKEFKESSNLDSICVYGGVPIQSQMRILNYGVDVVVGTPGRIIDLQKRGALNLSEVQFLVLDEADQMLNVGFDEAVEIILDKLPPNRQTMMFSATMPDWIRKLTQKYLKNPLTIDLVGDSDQKLAEGITLYSIASSMQSKASILGPLIKEHAKGGKCIVFTQTKRDADRLAYVMGRSIDCQALHGDISQNQRERTLSGFRDGRFNTLVATDVAARGLDIPNVDLVIHYELPNTSELFVHRSGRTGRAGKKGSAILIYSPEQARAVRGIEGDVGCRFTELPRIAVENAGDDMLSMGGRYDSYGGGRGGGSGFGRGGSSYGRSRSGGFGGSSYGRMNDFGESDSGRSRSFGGPSSRSSGGFGSFGSDRSTGFGSDRSSGFGLFGQGRSGGFGNSNSGSDRSSGLGSFGQGLSGGFGNSKKGNFEDSGFGGFGRADDSQAGGSFRRSS